In one window of Blattabacterium sp. (Cryptocercus punctulatus) str. Cpu DNA:
- a CDS encoding thymidylate synthase translates to MKQYLNLLRNVLKNGINKMDRTGIGTKSIFGYQMKFDLKKGFPLLTTKKLNIRSIIYELLWFLKGDTNIKYLKKNKVSIWNEWADKNGDLGPIYGLQWRKWPTYDGRYIDQIVNLIEEIKFNPNSRRLIVSSWNVGMIQNMALPPCHLLFQFYVYEKKLSLQLYQRSADIFLGLPFNIASYALFLTMIAKTLNFREKELIHTIGDAHVYNNHIKQIQLQIRRTPKPLPKIILNSSVKNIFQFNFEDFELKNYNPYPHIKGDVAI, encoded by the coding sequence ATGAAACAATATTTAAATTTATTAAGAAACGTATTAAAAAATGGAATAAATAAAATGGATCGTACTGGTATAGGGACGAAAAGTATATTTGGATATCAGATGAAATTTGATTTGAAAAAAGGATTTCCTCTTTTAACTACCAAAAAATTAAATATACGGTCTATTATCTATGAATTATTATGGTTTTTGAAAGGAGATACAAATATAAAGTATTTAAAAAAAAATAAAGTATCTATTTGGAATGAATGGGCTGATAAAAATGGAGATCTAGGTCCAATATATGGATTACAATGGCGGAAATGGCCTACTTATGATGGTCGTTATATTGATCAGATAGTAAATCTTATAGAAGAAATAAAATTTAATCCTAATTCAAGACGTTTAATAGTTTCTTCTTGGAATGTAGGAATGATTCAAAATATGGCATTACCTCCCTGTCATTTACTTTTTCAATTTTATGTTTATGAAAAAAAATTATCGTTGCAATTATATCAAAGAAGTGCAGATATTTTTCTTGGATTACCTTTTAATATAGCTTCTTATGCTTTATTTCTTACTATGATAGCTAAAACGCTCAATTTTAGAGAAAAAGAATTAATTCACACTATAGGAGATGCTCATGTATATAATAATCATATAAAACAAATTCAACTTCAAATACGTCGGACCCCAAAACCATTGCCAAAAATTATTTTAAATTCTTCTGTAAAAAATATTTTTCAATTTAATTTCGAAGACTTTGAATTAAAAAATTACAATCCTTATCCTCATATAAAAGGGGACGTAGCTATTTGA
- a CDS encoding ribose-phosphate pyrophosphokinase yields the protein MNQKVLFFSTRSGLKLSEKIAYYYGNLLGKIRFLEFSDREYTPCFEQSVRGSRVFLIGSTYPPVDNLMELLLMCDAARRASAHNITLVVPYFGWARQDHKDQPRTPIAAKLLANLMVASGATRVMTMDLHADQIQGFFDIPVDHLYASRIFIDYIKKLNMDQITIASPDMGGAKRARSYAGYLGTDVVICYKERKKANEIEFMNLIGNVKEKNIILIDDMVDTAGTLTEAANLIKKKGAKSVRAIATHPVLSGNSYEKIRNSSIEELVITDSIPLKIIKNKLYKIKILSCAPLFAEVMKSVHNDESISKKFII from the coding sequence ATGAATCAAAAGGTACTCTTCTTTTCTACAAGAAGTGGATTAAAATTATCAGAAAAAATAGCCTATTATTATGGTAATTTACTTGGAAAAATTCGTTTTTTGGAATTTAGTGATAGAGAATATACCCCATGTTTTGAACAATCTGTTCGTGGATCAAGAGTTTTTTTGATTGGATCTACTTACCCTCCAGTAGATAATTTGATGGAATTACTTTTAATGTGTGATGCAGCACGTAGGGCATCTGCTCATAATATAACACTTGTTGTCCCCTATTTTGGATGGGCAAGACAAGATCATAAAGATCAACCAAGAACTCCTATTGCAGCAAAACTTTTAGCTAATTTAATGGTTGCCTCAGGAGCTACTAGAGTTATGACTATGGATCTTCATGCAGATCAAATTCAGGGATTTTTTGATATTCCTGTTGATCATTTATATGCATCTAGAATATTTATTGATTATATTAAAAAATTAAATATGGACCAAATTACCATTGCTTCTCCAGATATGGGAGGTGCAAAAAGAGCTAGGAGTTATGCTGGTTATTTAGGAACAGATGTAGTTATTTGTTATAAAGAAAGAAAAAAAGCAAATGAAATAGAATTTATGAATCTTATTGGAAATGTGAAAGAAAAAAATATCATACTCATAGATGATATGGTAGATACAGCTGGAACTTTAACAGAAGCAGCAAATTTAATCAAAAAAAAAGGAGCTAAAAGTGTACGTGCTATAGCAACTCATCCAGTTTTATCAGGAAATTCATATGAAAAAATAAGGAATTCATCTATTGAAGAATTGGTAATTACTGATTCTATCCCTTTAAAAATAATAAAAAATAAACTATATAAAATAAAAATATTATCCTGTGCTCCACTTTTTGCAGAAGTCATGAAATCTGTACATAATGACGAATCTATAAGTAAAAAATTTATAATTTAA
- a CDS encoding 50S ribosomal protein L25, with amino-acid sequence MQYINIYGKKRNIGKKSIESIRSSGEVPCILYGKNINIPFSTSLESFKNLIYTSKIHWVNIQIEGENNINAVQKEIQFDPISEKILHADFCKIDQKKSIILEIPVKTFGRPIGVSKGGEYYSPIRKLKIKAIPSFFPEYIKLDISNLDIGEKITVKDIYTKEYTILHPTNTLIARVKHSRITTTTSTEEKKTDPISNKKESQEENKNNIKK; translated from the coding sequence ATGCAATATATAAATATATACGGAAAAAAACGAAATATAGGAAAAAAATCTATTGAATCCATTCGATCTTCCGGAGAAGTTCCTTGTATTTTATATGGAAAGAATATTAACATTCCATTTTCTACTTCATTAGAAAGTTTCAAAAATTTAATATATACATCAAAAATACATTGGGTAAACATTCAAATAGAAGGAGAAAATAATATAAATGCAGTTCAAAAAGAAATTCAATTCGATCCTATTAGTGAAAAAATATTGCATGCTGATTTTTGTAAAATTGATCAAAAAAAATCTATTATATTAGAAATTCCTGTAAAAACTTTTGGAAGACCTATTGGTGTTTCTAAAGGAGGAGAATATTATTCTCCGATTAGAAAATTAAAAATAAAAGCTATTCCTTCTTTTTTTCCAGAATATATAAAATTGGATATTAGTAATTTAGATATAGGAGAAAAAATTACAGTGAAAGATATATATACAAAAGAATATACCATTTTACATCCTACAAATACTCTTATAGCTAGAGTAAAACACTCTCGTATTACTACTACTACTTCTACTGAAGAAAAAAAAACGGATCCTATCAGTAATAAAAAAGAATCTCAAGAAGAAAACAAAAATAATATAAAAAAATAA
- a CDS encoding nucleoside deaminase — protein MIIKDFYFMKIALEEALIAFHEKEVPIGVAITYKNIVIARAHNLTETLGDITAHAEMLGIHLASNFLGKKYIRECTLYVTIEPCIMCAGALFLSQIGRVVCGAQNYKIGFLYTGIKLHPKTKFLSGIMKNQCSHILKKFFFLKRIHKI, from the coding sequence ATGATAATAAAAGATTTTTATTTTATGAAAATAGCTCTTGAAGAGGCTTTGATCGCTTTTCACGAAAAGGAAGTTCCTATAGGAGTTGCAATTACCTATAAAAATATAGTCATAGCTAGAGCTCATAATTTAACCGAAACTTTAGGTGATATCACTGCACATGCAGAAATGTTAGGGATTCACTTAGCTTCTAATTTTTTAGGTAAAAAATATATACGAGAATGCACTTTATATGTAACTATTGAACCCTGTATTATGTGTGCAGGTGCCTTATTTTTATCTCAAATTGGGAGAGTAGTTTGTGGAGCACAAAATTATAAAATAGGATTTTTATATACAGGGATAAAATTGCATCCAAAAACAAAATTTTTATCTGGAATTATGAAAAATCAATGTAGTCATATTCTAAAAAAATTTTTTTTCTTGAAAAGAATTCATAAAATTTAG
- a CDS encoding aspartate kinase, which yields MQVLKFGGSSVAHSDSIKRICSLLEKKPKGKYAIVVSALGNITDQLIQCSKLASERNNVYKNIIEKIEIRHFNIIRELFPIYYQSHLISWIKKNINNLESLCHGIFKVKELSKRTLDEIMSFGELFSSFIIAKKLKKYGLNAIFKDSRELIITDSKFGCAKVDFITSNHHILQFFRKEKSEYVVLPGFIGSNLKNQTTTLGRGGSDYTAAILASAISASLLEIWTDVSGMMTANPKMVHQAFPIKEISYEEAMELSHFGAKVIYPPTIQPAMKKNIPIQIKNTFYPIDPGTLIHISKKKKIRQLVTGISGIHNLVLFTLKVSGMIGISSYSKRLFEVLSREKINVIFIIKNSSEHFITTGIHEMDILKAKRVINREFSKEIYQKYIDPLKIEYDFCIIALVGDTIKNIHVTSGKIFSSLGKNRIHVRAISQGSTEKNISAIIQKKDFKKALNTLHETFIVRKVENKLLEKIDKHKNYFLEKLKLQIIIIGLSNIKKIYFYNYHGINLSKCKSNFINKSVIKMNIYSFIEN from the coding sequence ATGCAAGTTTTAAAATTTGGGGGAAGTTCCGTCGCTCATTCTGATTCCATAAAACGTATTTGTTCTTTATTAGAAAAAAAACCAAAAGGAAAATATGCTATCGTGGTATCTGCATTAGGAAATATCACCGATCAATTAATACAATGTAGTAAATTAGCTTCTGAAAGAAATAATGTTTATAAAAATATTATAGAAAAAATAGAAATTCGGCATTTTAATATTATCAGAGAGTTATTTCCTATCTACTATCAAAGTCATTTAATTAGTTGGATAAAAAAAAATATCAATAATTTAGAAAGTTTATGTCACGGTATTTTTAAAGTAAAAGAACTTTCCAAACGTACTTTAGATGAAATTATGAGTTTTGGTGAACTTTTTTCTTCTTTTATTATTGCAAAAAAACTAAAAAAATACGGATTAAATGCAATTTTCAAAGATAGTAGGGAGTTAATTATTACAGACTCCAAATTTGGATGTGCAAAAGTAGATTTTATTACAAGTAATCACCATATTCTTCAATTTTTTCGTAAAGAAAAATCAGAATATGTGGTTTTACCAGGTTTCATAGGATCAAATTTAAAAAACCAAACAACTACTCTTGGAAGAGGAGGATCTGATTATACTGCAGCTATTTTAGCTTCTGCAATATCTGCGAGTTTACTTGAAATATGGACTGATGTAAGTGGAATGATGACAGCGAATCCAAAAATGGTTCATCAAGCATTTCCTATAAAAGAAATTTCTTATGAAGAGGCAATGGAATTATCGCATTTTGGAGCAAAAGTCATTTATCCTCCAACGATACAACCAGCTATGAAAAAAAATATTCCTATACAAATTAAAAATACCTTTTATCCAATAGATCCAGGAACTTTAATTCATATTAGTAAAAAAAAAAAAATACGTCAACTAGTTACTGGTATTTCTGGCATTCATAATTTAGTTTTATTTACTCTTAAAGTTAGTGGAATGATAGGTATATCAAGTTATTCCAAACGTTTATTTGAAGTTTTATCACGTGAAAAAATAAATGTAATTTTCATAATCAAAAATTCTTCAGAACATTTCATTACTACAGGTATCCATGAAATGGATATCCTTAAAGCAAAAAGGGTAATAAATAGGGAATTTTCTAAAGAAATATATCAAAAATATATCGATCCATTAAAAATAGAATATGATTTTTGTATCATTGCTCTAGTAGGAGATACTATAAAAAATATTCATGTAACCAGTGGAAAAATATTTTCTTCTTTAGGAAAAAATAGAATTCATGTAAGAGCGATATCACAAGGTTCTACGGAAAAAAATATATCAGCCATAATTCAAAAAAAAGATTTTAAAAAAGCTTTGAATACCTTGCATGAAACCTTTATAGTTAGAAAAGTAGAAAATAAATTACTTGAAAAAATTGATAAACATAAAAATTATTTTCTTGAAAAATTAAAACTTCAAATAATAATAATTGGATTATCAAATATTAAAAAAATATATTTTTATAATTACCATGGAATCAATTTATCTAAATGTAAATCCAATTTTATTAATAAAAGTGTTATTAAAATGAATATCTATTCATTTATAGAAAACTAA